In Chitinophaga oryzae, the sequence TGGGACTGGGCTTCGTTGACCATCTTTACGAGGCGGGAGATGGTGGAATCGCTGGCGGGCTGGCTCACCATGATTTCGAGGGAGCCATTGCCGTTGATGGAACCGGAGAATACTTTATTGCGGGCGTTTAATTGTTTTACCTGTTGTAAGGCGGAAGAAGGATCGTCGACCGGTGTTTTGTCGACCGGTACGCTTTCCCCGGTGATCGGCGCCTGGTCCACGCTGCTGGTGCCGGCGACAACGATACCGTCGGCGGATATTTTGGTATTGGGTTTTACCACGATGATATCGCCGGCTTTCAGTGCAGCGGTATCTACTTCTTTAGTACCGCTGCCGGTTTTGAGCAGGGCGGTTTTAGGCGCCAGGTCGGCCAGCGCGGTGATGGATTTACGGGCTTTTTCCATGGCATAATGTTCCAGGGAGTGGCCGAGGCTGAAGAGGAACAGGAGCAGGGCGCCTTCTTCCCATTTGCCGAGCATGGCTGCTCCGGCAGCTGCTACCAGCATGAGGAAGTCTATTTCAAAACCACCTTTGGAGATGGTTTCGATGGCTTCTTTGGCGGTGTAGAAGCCGCCGAAAACGTAAGAGGCGATGAGGATGGGCAACAATGCGCCTTCGGACATGGTGCCTGCGGGTACGAGCGTACGTCCGAGTATCCAGGCGATGGCCAGGGTGGCGCCGCACAGGAGGCTGAAATACAGTTCGGTGTTTTTACCGAATATCATCATCGTATGGGCGTGACCGTGGTCATGGTCGTGGTTATGGTCATGTTTCTCTCCGGGCTTGTGTTGATGGCCGCCGTCGCAGGCATGGGCCGGTTTGGGAGCAGTGGGCGTTGCGGTCATATTTTCTTTCATGATAACGCTTTTATGGGCACAAAAATGCTGTTGCACGTCAGGAACGCACAGGCAGTCTCAATAATGCTTGTTTTACGGAAATAATCAGGGTATGCGGGATGATTACAGGAACGATCCGCATGGCACAAAATTAAGTATTTCCGCCGATGCCCGCCCATTCTATTTTTACACCGTCGTTGCAAAAAACGGTCGTTAATATGCGTAGCTTTGGGTTATGAAAGCGTTAACGATTACCGGCTATTCCACGGCTTTGTTTTCCACCTGGTATTTTGTAGAAGAGCTGGGCCTCCTGCTGGACGCGGGAGACGGCGTAAGTGCCACTTTGTTGCAGAAAAGCAGAAAAATCAGCCATGTATTTATTTCCCATGCCGACAGGGACCATCTGACTGGTTTGTTACAACTCAACCAGCTGAATGCACGGGATGGTTTTCCGGTGATCTGTTACCCCAGGGACGGAGGTTCCTACCCGGCGCTGGAAGCTTTCAGCAAACGGTTTGACCCGCATGTATCAGGCACGGTATGGATGCCGGTAGCGCCCGGCGATGAAATCCGCATCAAGGAGGACATACTGGTGGTGCCGCTGCGGAACGAACATGTACGCGCCGCCCCTGATGTTGTGCGCAGCCTGGGGTATAAGGTGATGCAAACGAGGCGCAAGTTACGGCCCGAACTGGCGGGGCTAACGCAGGAGGATATACGAAGGATCGGCAAGGAGCAGGGTAAGGAAAAGACCACGATGGAAGTGCGCCGTAATATTCTCTGCTATTCCGGGGATACGCCGGTCGCCAGCCCGGAGACCTGGCAGGACGCAGAAATTTTGATTCACGAAGCTACTTTCCTGGGCGGGGACGAAGTCATCGAACATCCTTCCTATAAGAACCTGCACAGCCGGCTGGAGGAGGTGATAGAGATGGTAAGCGCCACTAATGTGCAGCAGCTGGTACTGGGGCATTTCTCTTCGCGGTATGCGCCGGAGCAGATAGATCAAAGCATCCGGCAGCTGTGTGAAAGGCATGCGTTGAATATCCCCGTGTTCCGGGTGCTGCCCGGACAAACCGTGAGGGACATACTGAATAACACTCCTGTAAACAAATAATTCGTTTTAGCCGCCTTTTCCCAACCGCTCATCCTTTTTTATTTAGAAAAATAATTTAAAAACTACTCTGGTTTAATAAATTATTTTTATATTGTGCTTACGCACGATGAAATATGAAGGAGCTGCTACACCGCATACAATTTCACGATGATCAACAGGCATTTAAAGCTTTTTATCAGCAGCAGATGTTCCCGCTTTACCGGTTTGCCCTGGCATTCCTCAAGCAGCATCAGCCGGCGGAGGAAGCTGTCAATGACGTGTTCGTGAAGCTGTGGCAGCGGCGCCATACGCTGCATGAAATAGACAACATCAGGGTATATCTCTATGTGGCGGTGAAACATACGGCGTTAAACCAGCTGCGGGCGGCCAACCCTTTTGAGGAGGCCGACCTGGACAATGTGCAGGTGCCCCTGGTGCGTTTCTGCGCCGGCGCAGAGCAGCGCCTGCTCACCCACGAACTGCAGAACGCCATCGCAGCCGCCGTCCGGCTGCTGCCTCCCAAATGCCGGATGATCTTCAAACTGGTGAAGGAAGACGGGCTGTCTTATAAAGAAGTGGCCGGTATCCTGAATATTTCACCGAAAACAGTAGACGCGCAACTGATGATCGCGCTGAGAAAACTGTCGGCCTCGCTACAACCCTTCCTGCATCACACAACCGTCTGACTGCGGTATTTTTGCATGGTATATTTTGTAAATTGACGGATAAATCGATTTTACACTGCCACTGAAACCTGCATTGTAGATTGGGACAAGGGAAAGCTGAAAACCTTCAGAAAAGAGTAGGCGCCATGTTTTTCGCGTTAAACCGTCTGTTATGAAAAAGAAAACAAAGAAAAAGCTCGACATTACCAAAATGAAACTGGTAAAACTGAATGAAGCCGGCCAGAAGAAAGCCGAAAAAGCCACTATTCCTCCAAATACATTCTGGTGTACAACCACCGGTCTCGTATAAACCGAAACA encodes:
- a CDS encoding MBL fold metallo-hydrolase, with translation MKALTITGYSTALFSTWYFVEELGLLLDAGDGVSATLLQKSRKISHVFISHADRDHLTGLLQLNQLNARDGFPVICYPRDGGSYPALEAFSKRFDPHVSGTVWMPVAPGDEIRIKEDILVVPLRNEHVRAAPDVVRSLGYKVMQTRRKLRPELAGLTQEDIRRIGKEQGKEKTTMEVRRNILCYSGDTPVASPETWQDAEILIHEATFLGGDEVIEHPSYKNLHSRLEEVIEMVSATNVQQLVLGHFSSRYAPEQIDQSIRQLCERHALNIPVFRVLPGQTVRDILNNTPVNK
- a CDS encoding RNA polymerase sigma-70 factor, yielding MKELLHRIQFHDDQQAFKAFYQQQMFPLYRFALAFLKQHQPAEEAVNDVFVKLWQRRHTLHEIDNIRVYLYVAVKHTALNQLRAANPFEEADLDNVQVPLVRFCAGAEQRLLTHELQNAIAAAVRLLPPKCRMIFKLVKEDGLSYKEVAGILNISPKTVDAQLMIALRKLSASLQPFLHHTTV